In one Dama dama isolate Ldn47 chromosome 5, ASM3311817v1, whole genome shotgun sequence genomic region, the following are encoded:
- the TRAPPC1 gene encoding trafficking protein particle complex subunit 1, with protein sequence MTVHNLYLFDRNGVCLHYSEWHRKKQAGIPKEEEYKLMYGMLFSIRSFVSKMSPLDMKDGFLAFQTSRYKLHYYETPTGIKVVMNTDLGVGPIRDVLHHIYSALYVELVVKNPLCPLGQTVQSELFRSRLDSYVRSLPFFSARAG encoded by the exons ATGACTGTCCACAACCTGTACCTGTTTGACCGAAATGGAGTGTGTCTGCATTACAGCGAGTGGCACCGCAAGAAGCAAGCGGGGATCCCTAAGGAGGAG GAGTACAAGCTGATGTACGGGATGCTCTTCTCTATCCGCTCGTTTGTCAGCAAGATGTCCCCGCTAGACAT GAAGGACGGCTTCCTGGCCTTCCAAACTAGCCGTTACAAACTCCATTACTACGAGACGCCCACTGGGATCAAGGTTGTCATGAATACAGACTTGGGCGTGGGGCCCATCCGAGATGTGCTACACCACATCTACAGTGCG CTGTATGTGGAgctggtggtgaagaatccccTGTGCCCGCTTGGCCAGACTGTGCAAAGTGAGCTCTTCCGATCCCGACTGGACTCCTACGTCCGCTCTCTGCCCTTCTTCTCCGCCCGGGCTGGCTGA
- the CNTROB gene encoding centrobin isoform X2 → MESVRGQLQSMLQTSRDAAYRDPPTPGADSERREEDSFDSDSTATLLNTRPLQDLSPSSSAQAFEELFPRYTSLRPGPPLNPPDFQGLRDALDSEHTRRKHCERHIQNLQTRVLELQQQLAVAVTADRKKDIMIEQLDKTLARVVEGWNRHEAERTEVLRGLQEERQAAELTRSKQQETVTRLEQSLSEAMEALSREQEGARLQQREKETLEEERQALTMSLELEQQRCQVLQEELDEARAGQLSERRQLETLQVALEEERRSWAQQEHQMKERYQALQEESQAQLEREKGNNQREAQAAREAQQQLALVQSEVRRLEGELDTARRERDALQLEMSLVQARYESQRIQMESELAVQLEQRVTERLAQAQESSLRQAASLRDHHRKQLQELNGQHQQELSTQLAQFKVEIAEREERQQQVAQDYELRLAREQARVRELQSGNQQLEEQRVELVERLQAMLQAHWEEATRLLSTTTLPPHPPVPPAGPSSPGPQEPEKGERRIWMVPPMAVALKPVLQQSRETREELPGVPPPVLCSPSPDLSLLLGPTFQSQHSFQPLEPKPDLTSSSVEAFSAVGTFHPDHRAERPFPEEDPGSEGDGFLKEGLPPPSQLQGLKHFLHQLLETAPQSHENPSIDQLPPKPGPLTAPSWEETPQVPRLPPPVHKTKVPLAMASSLFRVHELPSAPSQSGGPSSGSPERGGDGPTSSRQLMEVSQLLRLYQARGWEALPAEDLLLYLKKLEHGGGGTDSRGENAPRRNTDSRLGEIPRKEVPSQALPRRLAVAPKTDKPPARKKSGHPAPGGVRSRGGIWR, encoded by the exons ATGGAGAGTGTTCGAGGTCAACTCCAGAGCATGCTCCAGACCTCACGTGATGCGGCTTATC GGGATCCCCCGACTCCAGGTGCCGACTCTGAGAGACGGGAAGAGGACTCCTTTGACAGTGACAGCACAGCCACCTTGCTTAA CACCCGACCGCTGCAAGACTTGTCTCCATCCAGCTCAGCCCAGGCCTTTGAGGAGTTGTTCCCCCGCTACACCAGTCTTCGGCCAGGGCCCCCGCTCAACCCCCCAGATTTTCAGGGACTGAGAGATGCACTGGATTCAGAGCATACTCGTCGCAAG CATTGTGAGCGCCATATTCAGAACCTGCAGACCCGTGTCCttgagcttcagcaacagttagCCGTGGCCGTGACTGCTGACCGAAAGAAAGATATCATGATTGAACAACTGGACAAG ACCCTGGCCCGCGTGGTGGAGGGCTGGAACCGGCATGAAGCTGAGCGGACAGAGGTGCTTCGGGGACTCCAGGAGGAACGGCAGGCAGCTGAACTCACTAGAAGCAAGCAGCAGGAG ACAGTAACCCGCCTGGAACAAAGCCTTTCTGAGGCCATGGAGGCCCTGAGTCGTGAGCAGGAAGGTGCCCGACTGCAGCAACgagaaaaagagacactg gaggaggagaggcaggcTCTAACCATGAGCTTGGAGCTGGAACAGCAGCGCTGCCAAGTCCTGCAGGAAGAACTGGATGAGGCCCGGGCGGGGCAACTCAGTGAGCGTCGACAGTTGGAGACACTGCAGGTGGCCCTGGAAGAAGAAAGGCGGAGCTGGGCCCAGCAGGAGCACCAGATGAAGGAGCGCTACCAGGCGCTGCAGGAGGAGAGCCAGGCTCAGCTGGAAAGGGAGAAG GGGAACAACCAGAGGGAGGCCCAGGCCGCCCGGGAGGCCCAGCAGCAGCTGGCCTTGGTGCAGTCTGAGGTGCGGCGGTTGGAAGGAGAGCTGGATACAGCTCGGAGAGAGAGAGACGCCCTGCAGCTGGAGATGAGCCTGGTGCAG GCCCGGTATGAAAGCCAGCGGATCCAGATGGAGTCGGAGCTGGCCGTGCAGCTGGAGCAGCGGGTGACCGAGCGGCTGGCACAGGCGCAGGAGAGCAGCCTTCGGCAGGCAGCCTCCCTGAGGGACCATCACAG GAAGCAGCTGCAGGAGCTGAATGGACAGCACCAGCAGGAACTGTCCACTCAGTTGGCTCAGTTCAAGGTGGAAATAGCGGAGCGGGAGGAGCGGCAGCAGCAGGTGGCTCAGGACTATGAGCTCAG ACTGGCCCGGGAGCAGGCGCGAGTGCGGGAACTGCAGAGTGGGAACCAGCAGCTGGAGGAACAGCGGGTGGAGCTGGTGGAGCGGCTGCAGGCCATGCTGCAGGCCCACTGGGAGGAGGCCACCCGGCTGCTCAGCACCACCACCCTGCCGCCCCACCCCCCG GTTCCACCCGCCGGCCCCTCCAGCCCTGGGCCGCAGGAACCAgagaagggggagaggaggaTCTGGATGGTGCCCCCCATGGCCGTGGCCCTGAAGCCCGTGTTGCAGCAGAGCCGGGAAACGCGAGAGGAGCTGCCTGGGGTTCCACCGCCTGTTCTCTGCAGCCCCTCCCCAGATCTTAGCCTCCTGCTGGGCCCTACTTTCCAGAGCCAGCATTCCTTCCAGCCGCTGGAGCCAAAGCCAGACCTCACGTCATCTTCAG TGGAGGCCTTCTCTGCAGTTGGGACCTTCCATCCGGATCACCGGGCAGAGCGACCATTCCCTGAGGAAGACCCTGGGTCTGAGGGGGATGGCTTCCTGAAGGAAGGCCTGCCACCCCCTTCCCAGCTGCAGGGCCTCAAGCATTTTTTGCACCAG CTGCTGGAGACTGCACCCCAGAGCCATGAGAACCCCTCCATCGACCAGCTTCCCCCTAAGCCTG GTCCTCTGACTGCCCCATCTTGGGAGGAAACCCCTCAGGTGCCACGCCTCCCGCCCCCCGTCCATAAAACTAAAGTTCCCTTAGCCATGGCGTCCAGTCTTTTCCGGGTCCATGAGCTTCCCTCGGCCCCTTCACAGAGCGGCGGTCCCAGCAGTGGCTCCCCAGAGAGAG GTGGAGATGGGCCCACATCCTCGAGGCAGCTGATGGAAGTGTCTCAGCTGTTAAGACTTTACCAAGCTCGGGGCTGGGAGGCGCTGCCTGCTGAGGATCTGCTGCTTTACCTGAAGAAGCTGGAACATGGCGGCGGCGG GACTGACAGCCGAGGGGAAAATGCCCCCAGAAGGAACACAGACTCCCGCTTGGGTGAGATCCCCCGGAAAGAG GTTCCCTCCCAGGCTCTCCCTCGTCGCCTTGCTGTAGCCCCTAAGACTGACAAACCTCCCGCTCGGAAGAAAAGTGGGCACCCCGCCCCTGGTGGTGTGAGAAGTCGGGGGGGAATCTGGAGATAA
- the LOC133055970 gene encoding threonine aspartase 1-like, translated as MGSNLNLLGEIECDASIMDGKSLNFGAVGALSGIKNPISVANRLLCEGQKGKLSAGRIPPCFLVGEGAYRWAVDHGILSCPPSIMTTRFSLAAFKRNKRKLELAERVETDFIQLKKRRQSSEKENDSGALDTVGAVVVDHEGNVAAAVSSGGLALKHPGRVGQAALYGCGCWAENTGAHNPYSTAVSTSGCGEHLVRTILARECSHALQAEDAHQALLETMQNKFISSPFLASEDGKLGGVIVLQSCWCSAEPDSSPDKQMLLVEFLWSHTAESMCLGYMSAQDGKAKTHISRLPPGAVARQSMAIEGGVCRLESPVS; from the coding sequence ATGGGATCTAATCTAAATCTCTTGGGTGAAATTGAATGTGATGCCAGTATAATGGATGGAAAATCCTTGAACTTTGGAGCTGTTGGGGCACTGAGTGGAATCAAGAACCCAATCTCAGTTGCAAACAGACTCTTGTGTGAAGGGCAGAAGGGCAAACTCTCAGCCGGCCGAATTCCTCCCTGCTTTTTAGTTGGAGAAGGAGCCTACAGATGGGCAGTAGATCATGGAATACTCTCttgccctcccagcatcatgacCACAAGATTCAGTTTAGctgcttttaaaagaaacaagaggAAACTAGAGCTGGCAGAAAGGGTGGAAACAGATTTCATTCAGCTAAAGAAAAGAAGACAATCAAGTGAAAAGGAGAACGACTCAGGTGCTTTGGACACAGTGGGCGCTGTGGTTGTGGACCACGAAGGGAATGTGGCTGCCGCCGTCTCTAGTGGAGGCTTGGCCTTGAAACATCCGGGGAGAGTTGGGCAGGCTGCTCTTTATGGATGTGGCTGCTGGGCTGAAAATACTGGAGCTCATAATCCCTACTCCACAGCTGTGAGTACCTCAGGGTGTGGGGAGCATCTCGTGCGCACCATACTGGCTAGAGAATGTTCACATGCTCTACAAGCTGAAgatgcccaccaggctctgctggagACTATGCAAAACAAATTCATCAGCTCACCTTTCCTGGCCAGCGAAGACGGCAAGCTCGGAGGGGTGATTGTCCTCCAGTCCTGCTGGTGTTCTGCAGAGCCTGACTCTTCCCCAGATAAGCAGATGCTTCTGGTGGAATTTCTGTGGAGCCACACGGCCGAGAGCATGTGTCTTGGTTACATGTCTGCCCAGGATGGGAAGGCCAAGACTCATATTTCCAGACTCCCTCCCGGCGCAGTGGCCAGACAGTCCATGGCCATTGAAGGTGGGGTCTGCCGCCTGGAGAGCCCGGTGAGCTGA
- the CNTROB gene encoding centrobin isoform X3 — MVPSISLRWRVFEVNSRACSRPHVMRLIVRDPPTPGADSERREEDSFDSDSTATLLNTRPLQDLSPSSSAQAFEELFPRYTSLRPGPPLNPPDFQGLRDALDSEHTRRKHCERHIQNLQTRVLELQQQLAVAVTADRKKDIMIEQLDKTLARVVEGWNRHEAERTEVLRGLQEERQAAELTRSKQQETVTRLEQSLSEAMEALSREQEGARLQQREKETLEEERQALTMSLELEQQRCQVLQEELDEARAGQLSERRQLETLQVALEEERRSWAQQEHQMKERYQALQEESQAQLEREKGNNQREAQAAREAQQQLALVQSEVRRLEGELDTARRERDALQLEMSLVQARYESQRIQMESELAVQLEQRVTERLAQAQESSLRQAASLRDHHRKQLQELNGQHQQELSTQLAQFKVEIAEREERQQQVAQDYELRLAREQARVRELQSGNQQLEEQRVELVERLQAMLQAHWEEATRLLSTTTLPPHPPVPPAGPSSPGPQEPEKGERRIWMVPPMAVALKPVLQQSRETREELPGVPPPVLCSPSPDLSLLLGPTFQSQHSFQPLEPKPDLTSSSVEAFSAVGTFHPDHRAERPFPEEDPGSEGDGFLKEGLPPPSQLQGLKHFLHQLLETAPQSHENPSIDQLPPKPGPLTAPSWEETPQVPRLPPPVHKTKVPLAMASSLFRVHELPSAPSQSGGPSSGSPERGGDGPTSSRQLMEVSQLLRLYQARGWEALPAEDLLLYLKKLEHGGGGTDSRGENAPRRNTDSRLGEIPRKEVPSQALPRRLAVAPKTDKPPARKKSGHPAPGGVRSRGGIWR; from the exons ATGGTTCCAAGCATATCTTTGAGATGGAGAGTGTTCGAGGTCAACTCCAGAGCATGCTCCAGACCTCACGTGATGCGGCTTATCGTGA GGGATCCCCCGACTCCAGGTGCCGACTCTGAGAGACGGGAAGAGGACTCCTTTGACAGTGACAGCACAGCCACCTTGCTTAA CACCCGACCGCTGCAAGACTTGTCTCCATCCAGCTCAGCCCAGGCCTTTGAGGAGTTGTTCCCCCGCTACACCAGTCTTCGGCCAGGGCCCCCGCTCAACCCCCCAGATTTTCAGGGACTGAGAGATGCACTGGATTCAGAGCATACTCGTCGCAAG CATTGTGAGCGCCATATTCAGAACCTGCAGACCCGTGTCCttgagcttcagcaacagttagCCGTGGCCGTGACTGCTGACCGAAAGAAAGATATCATGATTGAACAACTGGACAAG ACCCTGGCCCGCGTGGTGGAGGGCTGGAACCGGCATGAAGCTGAGCGGACAGAGGTGCTTCGGGGACTCCAGGAGGAACGGCAGGCAGCTGAACTCACTAGAAGCAAGCAGCAGGAG ACAGTAACCCGCCTGGAACAAAGCCTTTCTGAGGCCATGGAGGCCCTGAGTCGTGAGCAGGAAGGTGCCCGACTGCAGCAACgagaaaaagagacactg gaggaggagaggcaggcTCTAACCATGAGCTTGGAGCTGGAACAGCAGCGCTGCCAAGTCCTGCAGGAAGAACTGGATGAGGCCCGGGCGGGGCAACTCAGTGAGCGTCGACAGTTGGAGACACTGCAGGTGGCCCTGGAAGAAGAAAGGCGGAGCTGGGCCCAGCAGGAGCACCAGATGAAGGAGCGCTACCAGGCGCTGCAGGAGGAGAGCCAGGCTCAGCTGGAAAGGGAGAAG GGGAACAACCAGAGGGAGGCCCAGGCCGCCCGGGAGGCCCAGCAGCAGCTGGCCTTGGTGCAGTCTGAGGTGCGGCGGTTGGAAGGAGAGCTGGATACAGCTCGGAGAGAGAGAGACGCCCTGCAGCTGGAGATGAGCCTGGTGCAG GCCCGGTATGAAAGCCAGCGGATCCAGATGGAGTCGGAGCTGGCCGTGCAGCTGGAGCAGCGGGTGACCGAGCGGCTGGCACAGGCGCAGGAGAGCAGCCTTCGGCAGGCAGCCTCCCTGAGGGACCATCACAG GAAGCAGCTGCAGGAGCTGAATGGACAGCACCAGCAGGAACTGTCCACTCAGTTGGCTCAGTTCAAGGTGGAAATAGCGGAGCGGGAGGAGCGGCAGCAGCAGGTGGCTCAGGACTATGAGCTCAG ACTGGCCCGGGAGCAGGCGCGAGTGCGGGAACTGCAGAGTGGGAACCAGCAGCTGGAGGAACAGCGGGTGGAGCTGGTGGAGCGGCTGCAGGCCATGCTGCAGGCCCACTGGGAGGAGGCCACCCGGCTGCTCAGCACCACCACCCTGCCGCCCCACCCCCCG GTTCCACCCGCCGGCCCCTCCAGCCCTGGGCCGCAGGAACCAgagaagggggagaggaggaTCTGGATGGTGCCCCCCATGGCCGTGGCCCTGAAGCCCGTGTTGCAGCAGAGCCGGGAAACGCGAGAGGAGCTGCCTGGGGTTCCACCGCCTGTTCTCTGCAGCCCCTCCCCAGATCTTAGCCTCCTGCTGGGCCCTACTTTCCAGAGCCAGCATTCCTTCCAGCCGCTGGAGCCAAAGCCAGACCTCACGTCATCTTCAG TGGAGGCCTTCTCTGCAGTTGGGACCTTCCATCCGGATCACCGGGCAGAGCGACCATTCCCTGAGGAAGACCCTGGGTCTGAGGGGGATGGCTTCCTGAAGGAAGGCCTGCCACCCCCTTCCCAGCTGCAGGGCCTCAAGCATTTTTTGCACCAG CTGCTGGAGACTGCACCCCAGAGCCATGAGAACCCCTCCATCGACCAGCTTCCCCCTAAGCCTG GTCCTCTGACTGCCCCATCTTGGGAGGAAACCCCTCAGGTGCCACGCCTCCCGCCCCCCGTCCATAAAACTAAAGTTCCCTTAGCCATGGCGTCCAGTCTTTTCCGGGTCCATGAGCTTCCCTCGGCCCCTTCACAGAGCGGCGGTCCCAGCAGTGGCTCCCCAGAGAGAG GTGGAGATGGGCCCACATCCTCGAGGCAGCTGATGGAAGTGTCTCAGCTGTTAAGACTTTACCAAGCTCGGGGCTGGGAGGCGCTGCCTGCTGAGGATCTGCTGCTTTACCTGAAGAAGCTGGAACATGGCGGCGGCGG GACTGACAGCCGAGGGGAAAATGCCCCCAGAAGGAACACAGACTCCCGCTTGGGTGAGATCCCCCGGAAAGAG GTTCCCTCCCAGGCTCTCCCTCGTCGCCTTGCTGTAGCCCCTAAGACTGACAAACCTCCCGCTCGGAAGAAAAGTGGGCACCCCGCCCCTGGTGGTGTGAGAAGTCGGGGGGGAATCTGGAGATAA
- the CNTROB gene encoding centrobin isoform X1 yields MATSDASPSSPLRAKDLLSESSEAPGLNQVSSEVTSQLYTSLHLSRQAESTARAQLYLPAASPPPHEVLDGLAQGLSHSLSVGLENNLKKKDGSKHIFEMESVRGQLQSMLQTSRDAAYRDPPTPGADSERREEDSFDSDSTATLLNTRPLQDLSPSSSAQAFEELFPRYTSLRPGPPLNPPDFQGLRDALDSEHTRRKHCERHIQNLQTRVLELQQQLAVAVTADRKKDIMIEQLDKTLARVVEGWNRHEAERTEVLRGLQEERQAAELTRSKQQETVTRLEQSLSEAMEALSREQEGARLQQREKETLEEERQALTMSLELEQQRCQVLQEELDEARAGQLSERRQLETLQVALEEERRSWAQQEHQMKERYQALQEESQAQLEREKGNNQREAQAAREAQQQLALVQSEVRRLEGELDTARRERDALQLEMSLVQARYESQRIQMESELAVQLEQRVTERLAQAQESSLRQAASLRDHHRKQLQELNGQHQQELSTQLAQFKVEIAEREERQQQVAQDYELRLAREQARVRELQSGNQQLEEQRVELVERLQAMLQAHWEEATRLLSTTTLPPHPPVPPAGPSSPGPQEPEKGERRIWMVPPMAVALKPVLQQSRETREELPGVPPPVLCSPSPDLSLLLGPTFQSQHSFQPLEPKPDLTSSSVEAFSAVGTFHPDHRAERPFPEEDPGSEGDGFLKEGLPPPSQLQGLKHFLHQLLETAPQSHENPSIDQLPPKPGPLTAPSWEETPQVPRLPPPVHKTKVPLAMASSLFRVHELPSAPSQSGGPSSGSPERGGDGPTSSRQLMEVSQLLRLYQARGWEALPAEDLLLYLKKLEHGGGGTDSRGENAPRRNTDSRLGEIPRKEVPSQALPRRLAVAPKTDKPPARKKSGHPAPGGVRSRGGIWR; encoded by the exons ATGGCAACATCAGATGCCAGCCCCAGTTCACCCCTACGGGCCAAGGACCTCCTGAGTGAGTCATCAGAAGCCCCTGGGCTGAACCAAGTGTCCTCTGAGGTGACCTCCCAGCTGTATACTTCTTTGCACCTCAGTCGTCAGGCAGAGAGCACAGCCCGAGCCCAGCTGTATTTACCTGccgcctccccacctccccatgaGGTGTTGGATGGCTTGGCCCAAGGACTGAGTCACAGCTTGTCAGTGGGATTGGAGAACAACTTGAAGAAAAAG GATGGTTCCAAGCATATCTTTGAGATGGAGAGTGTTCGAGGTCAACTCCAGAGCATGCTCCAGACCTCACGTGATGCGGCTTATC GGGATCCCCCGACTCCAGGTGCCGACTCTGAGAGACGGGAAGAGGACTCCTTTGACAGTGACAGCACAGCCACCTTGCTTAA CACCCGACCGCTGCAAGACTTGTCTCCATCCAGCTCAGCCCAGGCCTTTGAGGAGTTGTTCCCCCGCTACACCAGTCTTCGGCCAGGGCCCCCGCTCAACCCCCCAGATTTTCAGGGACTGAGAGATGCACTGGATTCAGAGCATACTCGTCGCAAG CATTGTGAGCGCCATATTCAGAACCTGCAGACCCGTGTCCttgagcttcagcaacagttagCCGTGGCCGTGACTGCTGACCGAAAGAAAGATATCATGATTGAACAACTGGACAAG ACCCTGGCCCGCGTGGTGGAGGGCTGGAACCGGCATGAAGCTGAGCGGACAGAGGTGCTTCGGGGACTCCAGGAGGAACGGCAGGCAGCTGAACTCACTAGAAGCAAGCAGCAGGAG ACAGTAACCCGCCTGGAACAAAGCCTTTCTGAGGCCATGGAGGCCCTGAGTCGTGAGCAGGAAGGTGCCCGACTGCAGCAACgagaaaaagagacactg gaggaggagaggcaggcTCTAACCATGAGCTTGGAGCTGGAACAGCAGCGCTGCCAAGTCCTGCAGGAAGAACTGGATGAGGCCCGGGCGGGGCAACTCAGTGAGCGTCGACAGTTGGAGACACTGCAGGTGGCCCTGGAAGAAGAAAGGCGGAGCTGGGCCCAGCAGGAGCACCAGATGAAGGAGCGCTACCAGGCGCTGCAGGAGGAGAGCCAGGCTCAGCTGGAAAGGGAGAAG GGGAACAACCAGAGGGAGGCCCAGGCCGCCCGGGAGGCCCAGCAGCAGCTGGCCTTGGTGCAGTCTGAGGTGCGGCGGTTGGAAGGAGAGCTGGATACAGCTCGGAGAGAGAGAGACGCCCTGCAGCTGGAGATGAGCCTGGTGCAG GCCCGGTATGAAAGCCAGCGGATCCAGATGGAGTCGGAGCTGGCCGTGCAGCTGGAGCAGCGGGTGACCGAGCGGCTGGCACAGGCGCAGGAGAGCAGCCTTCGGCAGGCAGCCTCCCTGAGGGACCATCACAG GAAGCAGCTGCAGGAGCTGAATGGACAGCACCAGCAGGAACTGTCCACTCAGTTGGCTCAGTTCAAGGTGGAAATAGCGGAGCGGGAGGAGCGGCAGCAGCAGGTGGCTCAGGACTATGAGCTCAG ACTGGCCCGGGAGCAGGCGCGAGTGCGGGAACTGCAGAGTGGGAACCAGCAGCTGGAGGAACAGCGGGTGGAGCTGGTGGAGCGGCTGCAGGCCATGCTGCAGGCCCACTGGGAGGAGGCCACCCGGCTGCTCAGCACCACCACCCTGCCGCCCCACCCCCCG GTTCCACCCGCCGGCCCCTCCAGCCCTGGGCCGCAGGAACCAgagaagggggagaggaggaTCTGGATGGTGCCCCCCATGGCCGTGGCCCTGAAGCCCGTGTTGCAGCAGAGCCGGGAAACGCGAGAGGAGCTGCCTGGGGTTCCACCGCCTGTTCTCTGCAGCCCCTCCCCAGATCTTAGCCTCCTGCTGGGCCCTACTTTCCAGAGCCAGCATTCCTTCCAGCCGCTGGAGCCAAAGCCAGACCTCACGTCATCTTCAG TGGAGGCCTTCTCTGCAGTTGGGACCTTCCATCCGGATCACCGGGCAGAGCGACCATTCCCTGAGGAAGACCCTGGGTCTGAGGGGGATGGCTTCCTGAAGGAAGGCCTGCCACCCCCTTCCCAGCTGCAGGGCCTCAAGCATTTTTTGCACCAG CTGCTGGAGACTGCACCCCAGAGCCATGAGAACCCCTCCATCGACCAGCTTCCCCCTAAGCCTG GTCCTCTGACTGCCCCATCTTGGGAGGAAACCCCTCAGGTGCCACGCCTCCCGCCCCCCGTCCATAAAACTAAAGTTCCCTTAGCCATGGCGTCCAGTCTTTTCCGGGTCCATGAGCTTCCCTCGGCCCCTTCACAGAGCGGCGGTCCCAGCAGTGGCTCCCCAGAGAGAG GTGGAGATGGGCCCACATCCTCGAGGCAGCTGATGGAAGTGTCTCAGCTGTTAAGACTTTACCAAGCTCGGGGCTGGGAGGCGCTGCCTGCTGAGGATCTGCTGCTTTACCTGAAGAAGCTGGAACATGGCGGCGGCGG GACTGACAGCCGAGGGGAAAATGCCCCCAGAAGGAACACAGACTCCCGCTTGGGTGAGATCCCCCGGAAAGAG GTTCCCTCCCAGGCTCTCCCTCGTCGCCTTGCTGTAGCCCCTAAGACTGACAAACCTCCCGCTCGGAAGAAAAGTGGGCACCCCGCCCCTGGTGGTGTGAGAAGTCGGGGGGGAATCTGGAGATAA